Below is a genomic region from Rhododendron vialii isolate Sample 1 chromosome 5a, ASM3025357v1.
cggttcaaatttcattttggtCAAACAGATCTCAACCGTCTAGTTGAGgtgaaatctgaaccgtccattacAGAGTATGAACGGCCCGGATGGAGCCAGCACCAATGTTGCCCCTTATTTCAAAACGAATTCATCTTGcccaaaaaagagagggaaacaCTAGATTGAAACCCTTTAATTCACAtgtttcaaaataaagttattaTGAACCCATCTCAAATGATAtccaaacaatttaaaaaatagcaagagtaataagtggagagaaatgttgaaaataggaaaaatttagtgaattttttttgaaaaatgctttttgaaaagggaaatGAACAAGGCATTAATTTTTGGCATTACATATGTTCTCGACATATTCtgaaaaaatgaatagtttgAATTATTGACACGATCCCAAAACAAGATGAAACTAGGCCGTCTACTCCATTTACAGGAGAGAATCCGGTTCcaattttctccttctttctATACCTTTCGTAACGTGCGGGCTGAAACCACTCCTTTCCATATTTTTCTTGGTCCGAACTCCTTTCctatattgataagaaaataaaaacgtgtgcaatgaaaaacaaaatcctaAAAGGCAAAAAATAACAGGACATTAACTTGTTAGTGTTTTAGTACTTAAAAAGGAGGATCCAGAAAGGAAAAATATTACACCAcaaattgcaaaaaataaaaaaggagagGCTTTTTAAAGATCCCAAACAGGGCCTAAGGATTCACTCATTAATATTGCATGCTTGTCGTGCACTTTGTTGCAAACTACTACTACATTGATGGAATAGTTGGTCAAGAAACTACTACTCTACCTAATTGGAGAGCTAAACAAAAATACCTAACtgcgaaaaaaaaatcatagagaCACGTTACTTGTCATTTACGTTGCACTTTTCATTTTGTAAGTTTTTCATATAACTAAATATGGCCTCACCTAAATCTCATTTAGAGCAAGCTAGTTCGATGGTCGtcattttttggaaccataggaagccatttttttttttttggttctaatTAAAATGGCACAACGTCAACATTGAACCATCCTTGCCATGATCGATCACTAATCACaactgaaaaggaaaaagaattgtACCAACAAACACAATAGGCTAATCGAAAAGTGGTCGGAATTGGAAAACGTCGCCAAACTATCcttaatttctttttggaaaacgTCGGACGACCCTTCCATGTTGCTGGAGTGCCcttaaatgaaaaaataaaccaGGAACTAAATAGAGAATACCTGATGGAAAGTTCCTAGAGTCGCCATTTTTCTAATTAGGGATCTCTTCGGGTGGTCTGGTAGAGAGAGTGAGATCAGTAATTTCCTATAGCCGTAGGAAGGAGTGATTCGGTATTAAATTTGGAACTGTTTAGTTCTAGTAAAATAGTAGAACAAAGCACTGAAGTGAAATtaggaggaccatttatataaatttcacTTCGTAAAATTATGATCACACATTTCTGACAAgataattaataatttaattaaaaactTTGACCAAATTTCCCAAACAGAAACACTACAGTGACCGGCCACCGACcctgtgtggggtccactccgggccccgcacgaatgatccgagccgctcaataattttttttaaaaaaaaccgagtgggctgcGTGTGAAATAAGCTCAATACGATGTGTGTATGTGCTCGATCCGAGCTGttccaaaatcagatgatccgagccgttcaaaaatgaaagtttggaacgagcacgtacacacatcggattgagcttatttcccacgtagcccactcggttttttttttttaaattattgagcggctcggatcattcgtgcggggtccggagtggaccccacacgcgGTCGGTGGCCGGTCACCGACCCCAAGATCGGTGACTGTAGCACTGCTGTTTCCCAAATCGGTACCAGTTCAGATTTTCAAGAAACACTTTGATAAAATCAATCTGTGTTTGGATTTTAAGAAAGATTTTCGGGTTTAatgacatagagagagagagaatgaggcccgtttcagaaatcttcttaaaaaataagcagcttatttcatatttttaaattcaaaaataatgtaaataaaaaataattttttaattttttttgcaccgtataaaagatcttgatgggatctatcaaacaagatccatattggtaggaaaattatttgcgtaaatatattatttttaaacttgaaattatcttcttaaaaaataagtacttatttaaagtTGCGAAACGGAGCTAGTaaaacttattatgaacggtgTGCAAAAAAAGAGGTATTATGAACGGTGTGCAACGAAAGAGGTTAGTTCGGGAGGCCCAAATAAAACGGAACCAAGTTTGATTCctgtttttaatgttttttgttttctttaataaaagaaaagtcGTGTCCATGTgaagtgttttttgtttttgtttttgaacaacGTGCCCATGTGAAGCGAACTTGGAGATTTTTGAAGACTCAAAGGTTTCAGCCGACGTGTTTCGAAAGGCTTTTCATATTCGTCACGTGATCTGCGTGCGTGTCTCCATTGACAAATGACCACCCAAGGCCAAACAAACAACAATAACCTTCTTTTACAAATTTCCTTTCAACCCCAAAGAATTACCACTTTGCCCGGACAGGAAGTAGGAACCCGGCTCAACTGCAAAGAAGGTTGTCCAGTTCAATTTAAACTGTTCATCTTaaaaatcaatggttcaaatttgttgAATCTATTATCAGTAGAAGCCTTTTGTTAACGGTGAAGGATTGAAAACAAATCTAGACCGTTAAAAACACTATCCGACGGTTGCGATCGTTTGAACCGCACCTACGCAGTGCAGAAGCTAAATTCCCCAGAAAAAGAGCATATCCCTATTTCatcattctcatttctcatatTAAAGCTAAGGATGTTTTCATCTTGCTTTTCCAAATATACtttatacatatatgtgtgtatcTATCTATAAACCAGCTGGAGATTTTAGAGCAAATCTTCTACAAAACACAATCTACAATTTTGGTGGCCATGTCCGGGGTATTTACCCATCCCCGGTGAATATAAACAACAAAGAGCAGAAGACAGCTGTTCTTCACATATGGCACAAATTTAACAGTATCGTGTAATCTTACGAATATCTTGCAGTATATACAATCCCTGAAAAAAACAAAGTTACAGAgggagaaagggaaaaaaaaaaaaatgaagtatacTCCTAAAAACAAGACAAAACCTAACTTTAATCCAGGCCAACCAATGTGCCTGGGCGTGGATGACACATATTTCTTGACCACTAGAAAATATGCCCCAGAACCAAAAAACAGGGAGAAAACAAATAAACCCGGCCGTATTATCAGAAGTCATAATCGATATCTGTCATGTTTTGTGAAACAGATCGCTTGACAAGCCGTCCTTGTTCATCGTACAGATCAAGGTTCTCGCAGGGTGCAGGGAAAACAGTCCCTATGACGCGGCCCTCAACATAGGCGCACTGGAATATATGCTTCTTCTTATATGTTATCCCCACTGACATATCCCTAAAAGTTACATTCCTAATCGGAATTTCTTCGCTCCCTTGCACGCGAACGGGCACGCGAACTCCTTCACCGTGAATTGAAGTGTAGCTTATGTCCTCAAGCACCGGGACCGCCTTGGGATCAAAATCATCATCGGGGTGTTCATTGTAGTCTGTTTTAATGACAATCCCAACACGTACATTGTCAAAGGTTATGTTCCTATATGTTATCTGTCGAACATAACCTCCTCTACCAGGACTGGTCTTGATCCGAACAGCACGCCTTGAACTCCACACGTAAAGGTTTTCGATGGTGACATTTGAGACCCCACCAGACATCTCACTGCCTATCGATACCCCAGCGCTGTCACAAATTAGGCAAAAGGTAGGTCAGAATGACTATGGGAAGACTTACAATTCAAGCCCTTTGTTTTAAAGGTGTGAagtgctttttttttgtttcgaattgaaggtttgaaatgtttcaCATTATGAATTATCAGTCCAAACACAAAGATAGCACAAGGCTACAATGTGAAACAATTGTAAGACATGTTTCAATCAGGCAACCAACTGAAAATATAACTACGTATTACTCATCTTAATTTTCTTCATACTTGCGCCTTTTCTGTAAGTCAaattattgtccatttttgGGACTATAAGAAGCTCTCTTGCCAAACACCTAACAATTTATCTTAACCAATGTAAGCATAGGAGTCAAAGATATCAAGCTTCGGGAGATGTAAATTTTGGAGGCACCTTCACTTGAAATCTCTATTCATGACAGCATATCAGAAGGCCAGAGCAATTTAGAAATCCCCACGGTTCATACCAAAAAATGCAGACAAATTACAGCAAACAAATAGGAgtagtgaatttttttcaactctaGCGTGTTGCGCATTTGGAAGTCTGTTCGGACACAATACACCTTCATTCCATAACAGTTCAGTGATCCCATAGCAATTCCTATTtatttcattcagattttttaATATAAACCAAAAAACTGTAGAGTTGGGCTTTGGCAAGACAACACAAGAAAATTGGTCATAATGCAAGAAAAAAGTATATTCTATTAATTTAGTTTATTCAAGCCTTCCCCTTCCATACCACGTTACCGTTACCGATCCTTGTTCTCAAACGATCTGCATTCCAAGAAACAACAGGCACATATACTAAACAAGCTCCATGGAGCAGTTTGCTATCATTTTCCCGATGCCTCAAACCCAACAAAATCCAGAGATATAAGACTACATGAAACAATGATAAGTAGGccaacaaaatccaaaataaagGACTATAGGAGACAATGATAATTACAACTCTTACCTGACCATAGAGCGGACAACAAGGTTTCGAATGAGAATATTCTTTGAGGGGCGCCCGTAAGCAATGCCATACTGATCCCAACCACTCTTTATTGCAATGCCATCGTCCCCCACACTTATGTAACAGTCCTCAATTATCATATCCTCGCAAGAATCTGTTTACACCATAGTAAGAGCATGTGTACCAGAGTAGGTATTTACATGGTTTTAGGTAAAATAGAGAACAAAAAGTAAACTGCACCAGAATAAGTAAACAAGAAGGCAAACTAACTTTGTCAGAAAGCTTCGGCATTTCAAGCGAGGCACTGTAGCATAGGTATATATTAAACAACCgttatttcttctctctcctctctctctcttctatcttctttctccactctctctcctctgtcatTGGGAAAGTATAATATTTTGTAGTATTTTATAAGAATAGAGATGATAATAGAGAGGATTGGTGtagggttgagagagatttgagtaggtaaaatgaaaaaaaagtactattgagtaggtaaaatacaaattcattggtgtacatgctctaagctTTTACAATATACCTAATCcgaacttcttcttttttttttttggagggggggGGGTTGCATATTTAGCTACATGAGCTAAGATATAAGCTAAAGTTTACAAACATGTAGTggcaaaaaaatgtattatCCTTTCCCCTGACCACATTGGTTATCAATGTCCTAAATGTAGCGCATGCACATGAAAGAAATATACAACCCCATCGAGCTCCAacatcttttgaaagctaaaatGAATTCTCCATGTTCAATATCACAAGATTTTCAACAATTTAATCCAACAAGCTGTGATGTGTTTCATTTGCTGTTTGTCCCATAAAAGAGTCCACTAATAAAACAGCGGTTTAGATTAATAAGCTGGCGTCACAGACAACTAACGAAACATAATCCGAGGACATCAGCCAATTTAGCTCATCGCAGGTTTCACTAGCAAAAGGTAACTGCAGCATACTTACCGGGATCTATTCCATCTGTGTTGGGAGCTTCAAAAATGGGAGCCAAAATGGTAACATTTCTAACAGTCACATTCTTGCAGTCATATGGATGTAGTGTCCAAAAAGGAGAATCGCGTAAAGtgatgttagaaataacaatgTCACTTGACCACATGATCTGCACAAGTGGACCCCTGGTGTTGTTGAGGAGCTTCTGCCGATACTTTTTCCACCATGTTTGCCCTTGTCCATTAATGGTCCCATTATGACCTGTTGGTCATCAATAACACGTTTGTAATCAGACCATCTCCACAATTAGACATTTCCGGAGAGATCATATGAACAGCATCGATGTTGAATACTAAGACCACTAGACTTGCCTACAACATGATCATCACATCAGCAGGTGAAGTTATCAGGTGGATCAGTGGCTGGGTTGAGTATTATTTACAAGGATCAAGgagaaacaaataaacaaaagtaagtgtggttttgaacccaaatactccctccgtcccacaaAGTTAGCCCATTTTGAGAGTTCAAAGTTTTTAAGGGgacatgcatttaatgcacTTATAACCATTTAAAAGCAATTGTTTTGAACACACAGAGTCTAATGCATTGACCTTTCAAAACAGACATATATTTTAGGAATTTCAATTACGATTGATGGACAAATGAAACAAAAGGATGGAATCTGTATGAGTGAGACACAAATAAAGACCAACTACTTCCGTGATCTCCAATAAAATAGTGCTGACACATCTGAGAAACAAGGAATGCAACTATTAGACCAAGTTATGATGCTTCAGAAGTCAAATCAACTTAAGCAAAAGCATTTTTTCCTGTAAATAAGGGAGAAAAACACTTGGTAGACAGCTTCAATTTGGTCTTAACTTTCCTCAAGAAGGTCGAactgaaaatttaaaaactatttcCAGTAAAGCTGTATTAAAAGACTAAAGATGATGCTTGAGGCTAAGAGGCATGAATTTGAGTCGGTAAAGAAAATTTGCATTCTACTGCAGTCAGAAAGTGAAGAGTCTGAAGACACTCTCAAGGTTATCTATGTCCACAGAAACTGAAAGAATTTCCACTGGGGAAGAGAGGACTAAAACTCTACCTGTAATAACGACATCTTTTAGATTTTGACCATGAATCAAACTTCCATATCGAGGTCCAGGATGTTCTCTCCCTTTCCCATACGAAGGCAATGGAGGCATGAGAGGCCAGTACTTCTGATCCTGTTTAATACCacataaagagaaaaagaaatagataCTGATTAAGCAATAGGTTTGCTTGCAGTTAAAATTTCAGCCATAGACAATATAGTTCAACCAAGTGCCCTACAGATCTGTTAACTTCTGAAAAGATGGAGGGTATATGGGCAGAGTACATGTTACAATCAAGAAAACCCATATCGTAAGATTTGAGTTCAACCTGGCACTGCTTGATGGGAATATAAACTATATAATAATATGTGGATCCACAAAAGGTCTACGTATCATTTGACATGATGGACCCACACATTGGAATCTGGGAAGAGACTGATCCCCAAACTGAGAGTTATATAGAAGTTATCATTGCATGACTTGTAACAACAATCTAGTATTGAACAGCCCGATAGAGCTTAGATTCCCATCCATGAGGTACAGTTAAAGAATCTACCAAAATTCATTTGTTTGGTATTTATAATATGAAAATTGAATGCAAATTCCCAGGCCTCGTATATCTAGGCTCATATAAGCATTCAACCAACTGCAATTGACCAAAAATAAATgctaaagaaagaagaagagaaactTTCAGTTCCATATAATCAGTTATAATCACAATCCCGACTACAGAAAGCTAAAATATCGTAGGACCCAAATCACAGAGAGACCAGTGTTAAGCTCGCCTCAATGCCTTAAGGCTTGTCAATATAGGTACTCCTATATTAGAGCTTGATGCATGATCAGCAAGCGGTTCACCCAACAGCGTAATCTGAAAAACATACTGTGGCAATCGACGAGATATGAATCATGCTTCTTGGCCcccaaaaaaagttcaaaagcaATCAAAGGGACAAGATCTCGTAGGTTTTGACACCATTGGCGCTTTCCTGGTAAAAATCCATGTGTATTCAACTTAAAATCATACGCGTTCATATGGATTTAGTTGTTATACTTACACCATAGATTTTGTTAAAGGAGTCTTGATGGATTGTGAGTTACTTGTATTGAAAGCATAGTCTTTGAATTTCCGTATTAGTAGTTGAGAAATTTTCCAAGTATCTCCGTACTAGCAAGTAGCAAATCAACCCATTCAAAAAGGGAGAGTTCAATAAGTAAGTTTTTGAACAAAGTTTTAAAGTGGATATCTTCTGGAAAAATAGATCCATCTATGTTGATCATCTGTTCAAATGAAAATCTAGGTTGATCATGATTATGCTTTGATGGAATTGCAGTCAACTCCCCAAGGGTTCAGCCAGGAAACAATGAAGATACTCGCAACATAccaatcaaaatccaaatcctgCAATAAATTCTCAGCTAATAAAAGATTTATTcacaatatcattttccaatcTAGTACCTTATCATTGGATTCACAATTAAGAGTTGTGCCCCCCTCACATTACAACAACACTTTCCACATTTACCATACGCATCCTCCTAATCAAGTAAACTCACAACCATTATGAAAATTATGATACCAAATTGCTGGTCTATACGTTTCAGCCAAAAAGAACAACATTGCTGGTCTATATTACTATTTAGCAGGATAATTACAACCACATGAGAAGCTAAACAGTGCATTTGCAACTTCCATTTTGACGACAGACTCTGAGACATCCAGAACAAAACACAGGCATTCAAAACAACTAAACAAGCACACACCAGTTCACGTAAAAGAGTTCTTTATAAATTTCCGAATTGGGGTATTTTTAAGCAAAGTTGACTCTTTTTGAAAACAACTATCGAAATCCAAATCAAGCATAAACCCAACAAACAGGCAAAATAAACTCACATCGATTCCGAGTATAACAGCGTCTTCAGCTAGGAATAGAGTCATGTGGCTAGTGAGATTAAACGGCGCCGTCAGCCACCTCCCCGCCGGCACATTAAGTTGGCCGCCACCCTTTTTCCCCAGCTTAGAAATTGCCAATATTGCCCTCTGGAACGCCTCCGTATTAAGCGTCACGCCGTCGCCGACCCCACCAAAATCCGTCAAATTAAAGGTCACCGGACGGAGCCTCGGCAAGTCAGATACAGGCGCCAGTCGCCGGAAAATGGGGAAGCCGTGGACGATGTCGCGTTGCCAGACGAAGACGGAGGCGAAGGCGGCGATCCAGAGGAAGGTGAAGAGGGTTTTGTGGGAGGAGAATAGGGTTGGGATCCACCGCTTGATTTCGAGCCGGTTGCTGTTGAACCGGCACGGTGGCGTTGAGGTTTCGACCATCGTGGGCCTTGTTGGATGGGATTAGAGGAGAGGGGAGAGATGTGCGACTGGTGATGTTGAATTCTTGGGGtacattagagagagagagagagagagagagggagggagttgGAAGTTAATGTCAAGTGGGTGAGTGAGATTGAGGAGTGGAAATGGGAGGAGGAGTTGGTGACGGGAGTTGGAGTCGGAGTGGATTGGAAGGGATCAACACGAAGATGATCAAGCGAGAGATTTCGACATGGAAAATTGAAGTTGTTCCTTGTGACGCATTCTCTTCTAGAAAATATATTCCACCAACTAGGCACCTTTGGCCTAGGCTTTCCAAGTTGTTCCTCGTGACGcattcttttctttaatttttactATACTATAATAAGAAAattgaattaaaattttatattatttATTCGTTTCGAGTTTTTCAACCATATGAATTAAAAAGTAGTATAAAAATAAAGACAATGTAAGACATATCGTACAacataaaatttaaaacaaattcATTGAGGAATAAGACGAAATAACCAACAACCAACAAGACCGAGCAAAAAAGTTAGGTTAAATGGGACCTTAGAGGCCGGCTTTGTGTGGTGTCTTTCATATGTTAAGCATATCGGCTGTTGAAGTTAAAGTGAAGGAGCCCTCTCCTATTGGTAATTATCTTGGCATACGCGAAACACATATGCCTCCGGAGGTTGGTCTTAATGTTCAGAACATTGATATCTCGTTGGTTAGTGTGTCGGACCCTCTTAGTCCCCTGCAAATAGAAGAGAATTCTCTTCCCCTATCCAACTGTGTGTCTGTTTCTCCGAGGCCTGAACATCGTCAGCTTAGCTTTGAGGATTCCTCATCCGATGGGGTTGGAGATGTTCTTTAGGACACTGTTGTTGGACCTCAGAATCTGCAGTCTAAAAGAATTATGGCTTTCTGGTGACACCGATCAGAAGGTTTGTGGCCCCCATCTCTTAAGCATCCGGGTTatcgaaaaagaaagaagataaaCATCGTAAAGTTGGTGGCCGTGGTCACATGGCAACACAATACCCCACTTGGAGGAAACGTAAACGAGAAATGGTTATTGAGGACAGCTGTGACAACCCTCACACTTACCACATCCCACAACGCTGAGCTTTATATTAATTTATCTTTTATCTCTTGTTCTTTATCCTTGTTTTGCAGCATCGTTACTCATGTAACCGGCGTTGATGGCACTCTTGTGTTATCCTTGTAGAATTTGTGGGGGTCCTTAATAAGTA
It encodes:
- the LOC131326617 gene encoding probable polygalacturonase, translating into MVETSTPPCRFNSNRLEIKRWIPTLFSSHKTLFTFLWIAAFASVFVWQRDIVHGFPIFRRLAPVSDLPRLRPVTFNLTDFGGVGDGVTLNTEAFQRAILAISKLGKKGGGQLNVPAGRWLTAPFNLTSHMTLFLAEDAVILGIDDQKYWPLMPPLPSYGKGREHPGPRYGSLIHGQNLKDVVITGHNGTINGQGQTWWKKYRQKLLNNTRGPLVQIMWSSDIVISNITLRDSPFWTLHPYDCKNVTVRNVTILAPIFEAPNTDGIDPDSCEDMIIEDCYISVGDDGIAIKSGWDQYGIAYGRPSKNILIRNLVVRSMVSAGVSIGSEMSGGVSNVTIENLYVWSSRRAVRIKTSPGRGGYVRQITYRNITFDNVRVGIVIKTDYNEHPDDDFDPKAVPVLEDISYTSIHGEGVRVPVRVQGSEEIPIRNVTFRDMSVGITYKKKHIFQCAYVEGRVIGTVFPAPCENLDLYDEQGRLVKRSVSQNMTDIDYDF